In the genome of Planctomyces sp. SH-PL62, the window ACGTCTTCTTCAACACCTTTTGCGCCAGCACCTCGCGGACGTTCTTCGAGGGGATCAACATCATCCCCCCCGGCCACTTCCTGTCCGTCCGCGACGGTCGGATCGAGACGGTCAAGTACTGGGACCTGGACTTCCCCGACGCCGGCGACGAGCGCCGGATGAAGGACCCCACGCCGCTGATCGACGAGCTGGAGCACCTGATGCGCCAGGCGGTCGAGCGTCGGCTCCGTGGCGACGTGCCGGTGGTCAGCTACATCAGCGGCGGGCTCGATTCGACGGTGGTCCTGGGCCTCAGCTCCCGCCAGCGCGGGCACGCGGTCCCGTCGTTCACCATCGGCCTGAACAACGCCGGCCCCGACGAGCGGTCGCAGGCCGTGGAGTCGGCCGAGGCGCTGGGCTCGAAGCTGACGATGGTCACGATGAACCGCACGGACATCATCAACGCCTATCCCGAGCTGATCCGGGCCGCGGAAGGCCCGGTGATGGATTCCTCGGCGGCCTGCCTCATGCAGCTCGCCAAGGCGGTCCACGCCCAGGGGTACAAGGTCGCCCTGACCGGCGAGGGAGCCGACGAGGCGCTCGCGGGCTATCCCTGGTTCAAGAGCCAGCAGGTCCGTAACGTGATGCGTCGGGTCGCCGGCAACTGGCTCCCGGCCGGCATCCGGAACGTGATCGTCCATTCGATGCACGGCGACCCCGCCCACCTCCCCCCCCGCCACGGCTTCCAGGGGGTCCGCCCGGCGCAGCAGGACGTCTACGACCTGATGGCCCAGTCCCGCAGCTTCCTCTATTCGGGGGAGATGTGGGACGGCGTGGGCGAGTTCTCCGCCTACGACGACCTGCGAATCGACAATCCGAACTTCACCCGATGGGCGCCCCTGAATCAGTCGCTGTACGTCGGCTATCGGGTGATGCTCGCCGGGCTTCTGCTCCACGGCAAGGGGGACCGGGTCGCGATGAATTCGTCGGTCGAGGGCCGCTACCCGCTGCTCGACGAGGACGTCGTCGCCTTCTGCGCGTCGATCGCGCCGGAATACAAGCTGAAGGGTCTCACCGACAAGTGGATCTTGCGGCAGGTGGCCGCCCGGACGCTCCCCAAGAAGATCGCCAACCGGCCCAAGACCATGTTCCGCGCCAGCCGGTCCGAGGCCTTCTTCGACGCCGGCCGCCCGGCCTGGGTCGACCAGTTGCTCAGCCCGGAGTCGCTCCGCAAGACCGGCTACTTCGACGTCGAGGGCGTGGCCCGCGAGGTCGCCGCGCACGGGCGGTTCCCGAAGTTCACGCCCAAGCGGATCATCATGGACCTGAGCCTGACCTGCGTGGC includes:
- the asnB gene encoding asparagine synthase (glutamine-hydrolyzing), with the protein product MCGIAGALDLRDRREFPAARLLAMTAAIAHRGPEDEQIHIEPGVALGARRLAIVDLAGGRQPLCNEDGTVWVAQNGEIFEYPEIQQELLARGHTLSTRCDTELWVHLYEDLGRGMFEKARGQYAVSLWDRKERTLLLGRDRVGICPLYYAEVDGWLLWGSEIKALLASGMIDARADRRGIDVFFNTFCASTSRTFFEGINIIPPGHFLSVRDGRIETVKYWDLDFPDAGDERRMKDPTPLIDELEHLMRQAVERRLRGDVPVVSYISGGLDSTVVLGLSSRQRGHAVPSFTIGLNNAGPDERSQAVESAEALGSKLTMVTMNRTDIINAYPELIRAAEGPVMDSSAACLMQLAKAVHAQGYKVALTGEGADEALAGYPWFKSQQVRNVMRRVAGNWLPAGIRNVIVHSMHGDPAHLPPRHGFQGVRPAQQDVYDLMAQSRSFLYSGEMWDGVGEFSAYDDLRIDNPNFTRWAPLNQSLYVGYRVMLAGLLLHGKGDRVAMNSSVEGRYPLLDEDVVAFCASIAPEYKLKGLTDKWILRQVAARTLPKKIANRPKTMFRASRSEAFFDAGRPAWVDQLLSPESLRKTGYFDVEGVAREVAAHGRFPKFTPKRIIMDLSLTCVAATQLWHHTFLGGGLCELPTWTPKRSGVGESPAGLDLSTYNGAVPSRIGS